One genomic window of Haemorhous mexicanus isolate bHaeMex1 chromosome 17, bHaeMex1.pri, whole genome shotgun sequence includes the following:
- the LOC132335440 gene encoding noggin-2-like, whose protein sequence is MTAIRALLLCLCLGLPAGGQPFLRLRPSPSDNLPVKDIVEHPDPEYDPKEQDLDERTLRKKLGSHFDPGFMAVAVPGPANASGAAAAAGRGRAALPAELRRLELGPPRGPRLRLGKKARRKVLQWLWAHTHCPVFYAWKDLGVRFWPRYIKEGNCLAEKSCSLPEGMFCKPVKSVTKTFLRWHCQGWSSQKYCTWIPVQYPLISECKCSC, encoded by the coding sequence ATGACGGCGATCCGGgcgctgctgctctgcctctgcctggggctgccGGCGGGCGGGCAGCCCTTCCTGCGCCTGCGACCCTCGCCCAGCGACAACCTGCCCGTCAAGGACATCGTGGAGCACCCGGACCCCGAGTACGACCCCAAGGAGCAGGACCTGGACGAGAGGACGCTGAGGAAGAAGCTGGGCAGCCATTTCGACCCCGGCTTCATGGCCGTGGCCGTGCCGGGGCCGGCCAACGCCTCGGgcgccgcggcggcggcggggcgggggcgggcggcgctGCCGGCCGAGCTGCGGCGGCTGGAGCTGGGGCCGCCCCGGGGCCCGCGCTTGCGGCTGGGCAAGAAGGCGCGGCGGAAggtgctgcagtggctgtgggcGCACACCCACTGCCCCGTCTTCTACGCCtggaaggacctgggggtgcgcTTCTGGCCGCGCTACATCAAGGAGGGCAACTGCCTGGCCGAGAAGTCCTGCTCGCTGCCCGAGGGCATGTTCTGCAAGCCCGTCAAGTCGGTCACCAAGACCTTCCTgcgctggcactgccagggctggtccAGTCAGAAGTACTGCACCTGGATCCCCGTGCAGTACCCGCTCATCTCCGAGTGCAAGTGCTCCTGCTAA